In Leucobacter insecticola, one DNA window encodes the following:
- the cas2e gene encoding type I-E CRISPR-associated endoribonuclease Cas2e has translation MVIIVLTACPQGLRGHLTRWLFEISAGVFVGRLNPKLREHVWGLVEEAESGKALMVYPDRKAEQGFSFEVIGHDWTPVDRDSVTLMMRPAAPGRTSLKKGWSTASRLRRARR, from the coding sequence ATGGTAATCATTGTCTTGACCGCTTGCCCGCAGGGGCTGCGCGGACATCTCACCCGTTGGTTGTTCGAAATCAGCGCAGGCGTCTTCGTCGGTCGGCTAAACCCCAAACTACGCGAGCACGTCTGGGGACTCGTCGAAGAAGCAGAGAGTGGTAAGGCGCTCATGGTGTACCCCGATCGCAAGGCTGAACAAGGCTTCAGCTTTGAGGTCATTGGACACGATTGGACCCCCGTCGACCGCGACAGTGTAACCCTGATGATGCGACCCGCAGCGCCCGGCCGCACCTCACTCAAGAAGGGATGGTCGACAGCCTCTCGACTACGAAGGGCAAGACGATGA
- the cas6e gene encoding type I-E CRISPR-associated protein Cas6/Cse3/CasE, with amino-acid sequence MFLTRMFLNPRRRQAMRFQQDPQAMHAAVESSFPPDPGGTNPRTLWRLESEGSTLRLFLLSERVPSLEHLQEQAGWMNEVTWESRPYDSLLARLQLGQQYGFRVTANPVHTVTGKNGQKRKLAHVTVAQQAKWLADRADLLGVRFLRGDGEALEGEATEAILVSNRETLRFHRGEQRVTLARAQFDGLLEVSDVSKLQTALVAGIGRGKAYGCGLLTLAPHSPG; translated from the coding sequence GTGTTTCTGACACGCATGTTTCTCAACCCGCGACGACGGCAAGCAATGCGGTTTCAGCAGGATCCGCAAGCGATGCACGCTGCGGTCGAATCGTCATTTCCGCCAGACCCCGGCGGCACAAACCCACGAACGCTGTGGCGGCTTGAGTCAGAAGGCAGCACCCTCAGGCTGTTTCTGCTGAGCGAACGGGTACCGTCTCTTGAGCACCTGCAAGAGCAGGCTGGATGGATGAACGAAGTGACCTGGGAGTCACGCCCCTACGACTCGTTGCTTGCGCGCTTGCAACTCGGGCAGCAATACGGGTTTCGCGTGACCGCGAACCCGGTGCACACCGTGACTGGTAAGAACGGCCAGAAGCGCAAGCTCGCGCACGTGACCGTCGCGCAACAGGCGAAGTGGTTGGCGGATCGCGCCGACCTGCTTGGCGTGCGGTTTTTGCGCGGTGACGGCGAGGCTTTGGAAGGCGAAGCTACGGAAGCGATTCTCGTGAGTAACCGTGAGACATTGCGCTTTCACCGCGGTGAGCAACGGGTGACACTTGCCCGCGCACAGTTCGATGGGCTACTCGAAGTGTCTGACGTGTCAAAGTTGCAAACGGCACTCGTGGCTGGCATTGGTCGCGGCAAAGCCTACGGGTGCGGGCTACTCACGCTCGCACCACACAGTCCGGGCTAG
- the cas1e gene encoding type I-E CRISPR-associated endonuclease Cas1e encodes MSIPGVKPSTPSELGRVDDRITFVYLEHAVIARDANALTATSDDGIIHIPSAGLLVLMLGPGTKVTHQAMTVLADSGAAIVWVGEQGVRYYAGGRPLARSTRLLEKQAKIVSNSKQRIAVAREMYLMRFTDEDVAGLSMQQLRGREGARVRNVYREQSRVTGVPWNRREYEVDDFDASDLINQALSAANSCLYGVVHAAVVALGCSAGLGIVHTGHDRSFVYDIADLYKAETSIPVAFECVAIARGAETEVSGSELSSMVRRRMRDAFVQLRIVERIVTDIKRLFAEGDNSSDNNEGSNDTYDEVRLWDARGSLPSGQNYEDDERGF; translated from the coding sequence GTGTCGATCCCTGGTGTCAAACCGTCAACGCCATCGGAGCTTGGGCGCGTCGATGATCGCATCACGTTCGTCTATCTTGAACACGCGGTCATCGCGCGCGACGCCAACGCGCTCACAGCTACCAGTGACGACGGCATTATCCACATACCAAGCGCTGGTTTGCTAGTACTGATGCTCGGTCCAGGCACAAAGGTCACACATCAAGCGATGACCGTGCTTGCCGACAGCGGTGCCGCGATCGTGTGGGTGGGTGAACAAGGAGTGCGCTACTACGCCGGCGGACGACCATTGGCGCGCTCCACCCGCCTGCTCGAGAAGCAAGCCAAGATCGTCTCAAACTCCAAACAACGCATTGCAGTGGCACGCGAAATGTATCTGATGCGTTTCACCGATGAAGACGTGGCGGGTCTCAGTATGCAGCAACTTCGCGGACGTGAGGGAGCGCGGGTGCGCAACGTATATCGAGAGCAGTCTCGGGTGACCGGGGTGCCTTGGAACAGGCGCGAGTATGAAGTCGACGACTTCGACGCGAGCGACCTCATCAACCAGGCGCTGTCCGCCGCAAATTCGTGCCTCTACGGGGTCGTTCACGCTGCCGTCGTTGCGCTGGGGTGCTCTGCAGGTCTCGGCATCGTACACACCGGCCACGACCGCAGTTTCGTCTACGACATCGCCGACCTCTACAAAGCAGAAACATCAATACCTGTTGCGTTCGAGTGCGTCGCTATTGCTCGAGGAGCTGAGACTGAAGTGTCTGGATCCGAACTGAGTAGCATGGTGCGTCGTCGAATGCGGGACGCATTCGTGCAGCTGCGTATCGTTGAACGGATCGTCACCGATATCAAGCGATTGTTCGCTGAAGGTGACAACAGTTCGGACAACAACGAGGGAAGTAATGATACCTACGACGAAGTACGTCTGTGGGATGCCCGTGGAAGCCTACCGAGCGGGCAAAACTATGAAGACGATGAGCGCGGCTTCTAA